Proteins encoded in a region of the Malaciobacter mytili LMG 24559 genome:
- a CDS encoding response regulator has protein sequence MNILIADDSKMARKIVIKTLNDLLVDKKFDIYEACNGEEALQIYINNNINIVFLDLTMPVMDGFEALKRIKEYDKSAKIVVVSADIQKVSMDKVRELGAIDFIKKPINCDKVKLILNKIFN, from the coding sequence ATGAATATATTAATTGCAGATGATTCAAAAATGGCAAGAAAAATAGTAATTAAGACTTTAAATGATTTATTAGTAGATAAAAAATTTGATATTTATGAAGCTTGTAATGGAGAAGAAGCATTACAAATATATATAAATAATAATATAAACATAGTATTTTTAGACTTAACTATGCCCGTAATGGATGGATTTGAAGCATTAAAAAGAATAAAAGAATATGATAAAAGTGCTAAAATTGTAGTGGTGTCTGCTGATATTCAAAAAGTTTCAATGGATAAGGTTAGAGAACTTGGAGCAATCGATTTTATCAAAAAACCTATTAATTGTGATAAAGTAAAACTTATATTAAATAAGATATTTAACTAA
- a CDS encoding chemotaxis protein CheX has translation MNIKEILNEDEKDCLQELMNIAYGSATAAITEILDAFATLSIPKIEIIKTKELKDYLSKEVCLDSAHFVCMQQINGVIAGENLFVIDKESAYNIALKFGLEEDEITNNELSDIILEITNILSSSTISKLAEDMHVSVSFSPPDVKILDTISKLDNQFIEKYQNVIIISTRLKFEDLDIDGELLILTTDKSIDYIKKIINKILEEL, from the coding sequence ATGAATATAAAAGAAATTTTAAATGAAGATGAAAAAGACTGTTTACAAGAACTAATGAATATAGCATATGGTTCTGCAACAGCGGCTATTACAGAAATTCTTGATGCTTTTGCAACTTTAAGTATTCCTAAAATAGAGATAATAAAAACAAAAGAATTAAAAGATTATTTAAGTAAAGAAGTGTGTTTGGATTCTGCTCATTTTGTTTGTATGCAACAAATAAATGGTGTAATTGCAGGAGAAAACCTTTTTGTTATTGATAAAGAATCAGCTTATAATATAGCTTTAAAATTTGGTTTAGAAGAAGATGAAATTACAAATAATGAATTAAGTGATATTATACTTGAAATTACAAATATCCTATCTTCATCTACTATTAGTAAACTTGCTGAAGATATGCACGTATCAGTATCTTTTTCTCCACCAGATGTAAAAATTCTTGATACAATTTCAAAACTAGATAATCAATTTATTGAAAAATATCAAAATGTAATTATTATCTCTACAAGATTAAAGTTTGAAGATTTAGATATTGATGGGGAATTACTTATATTAACTACTGATAAATCAATAGATTATATAAAAAAAATAATAAATAAAATACTAGAAGAGTTATAA
- a CDS encoding PAS domain-containing sensor histidine kinase, translated as MAFKKFDFICNTVDNGVIILDKELNVYFWNNWLESRTNIKADEIIKNNLIDFFPEINKKTLQRKIKASLALNSSTFYHTGINKYLLTIELSKVTNKVFDNMQQGVTITPYDKEKGLVVLYIYDNTLLCEINYELEKTKNHLEDSLEEINLILNATLEAIFLFENDKCVNANKIALDLFNYSSKEEIINKEISEFINKDSLKNLKYLDDKAIETIMSTKEKNKFPALIKIKDTKLKNKHFKILTVVNLTELKEKDKLLLEQTKMAALGEMIGNIAHQWRQPLSTISTAASGIKMHKELDILTDNIFDESIEAIIRNSKHLSQTIDDFRDFLRGDKKKVKFDIKENLLKNILILEGMLKNQSIELIITCNESIVIKSFPNELTQAFLNIINNSKDAFLDKEIDINERFIFIDIYVKRNKVIIEVKDNADGIKEDIIDKIFEPYFTTKHKDVGTGLGLYMTHQLIEISMHGKIYAKNIEYNYKNKTYKGANFIIELPL; from the coding sequence ATGGCTTTTAAAAAATTTGATTTTATTTGTAATACTGTTGATAACGGGGTAATTATACTAGATAAAGAACTTAATGTTTACTTTTGGAATAACTGGCTAGAGTCAAGAACAAATATAAAAGCAGATGAAATTATAAAAAACAATCTAATAGACTTTTTTCCAGAAATAAATAAAAAAACTTTACAAAGAAAAATCAAAGCTTCATTAGCCTTAAATTCTTCTACTTTTTATCATACAGGGATAAATAAATATTTACTTACTATTGAGCTTAGTAAAGTTACAAATAAAGTATTTGACAATATGCAACAAGGTGTTACAATTACTCCTTATGATAAAGAAAAAGGTTTAGTTGTTTTATATATCTATGATAATACTTTATTATGTGAAATAAACTATGAATTAGAAAAAACAAAAAACCATTTAGAAGACTCTTTGGAAGAGATAAATCTTATTTTAAATGCAACTCTTGAAGCTATTTTTTTATTTGAAAATGATAAATGTGTAAATGCTAATAAAATCGCTTTAGACCTTTTTAATTATAGTTCAAAAGAGGAAATTATAAATAAAGAAATAAGTGAATTTATAAATAAAGATTCACTAAAAAATCTAAAATATTTAGATGATAAAGCTATTGAAACTATTATGTCAACAAAAGAAAAAAATAAATTTCCTGCATTAATTAAAATAAAAGATACAAAACTAAAAAATAAACACTTTAAAATCCTAACAGTTGTAAATTTAACAGAATTAAAAGAAAAAGATAAACTTCTTTTAGAACAAACAAAAATGGCTGCATTAGGAGAAATGATAGGAAATATTGCCCATCAATGGAGACAACCTTTAAGCACAATTAGTACAGCAGCTAGTGGTATAAAAATGCATAAAGAATTAGATATTTTAACAGATAATATTTTTGATGAATCTATTGAAGCAATTATTAGAAATTCAAAACATTTATCTCAAACAATTGATGATTTTAGAGACTTTTTAAGAGGTGATAAAAAGAAAGTTAAATTTGATATAAAAGAAAATTTACTTAAAAATATTCTAATTTTAGAAGGAATGTTAAAAAATCAATCAATTGAATTAATAATTACTTGTAATGAAAGTATTGTTATAAAAAGTTTTCCAAATGAACTAACACAAGCTTTTTTAAATATTATAAATAACTCAAAAGATGCTTTTTTAGACAAAGAAATAGATATAAATGAAAGATTTATTTTTATTGATATATATGTAAAAAGAAACAAAGTAATTATCGAAGTAAAAGATAATGCAGATGGTATTAAAGAAGATATAATTGATAAAATTTTTGAGCCTTATTTTACTACAAAACATAAAGATGTTGGTACTGGACTTGGACTTTATATGACACATCAATTAATTGAAATAAGCATGCATGGTAAAATCTATGCAAAAAACATTGAATATAACTATAAAAATAAAACTTATAAAGGTGCAAACTTTATAATTGAGCTTCCTCTTTAA